Proteins encoded within one genomic window of Gloeobacter kilaueensis JS1:
- a CDS encoding phage tail sheath family protein, protein MPRLDYFAPGVYIEEIDRGSRPIEGVATAIAGFVGFSEDVRGGAEPFKPMLITNWTQYLNYFARPGSDGFTDFNAYLPFAVYGWFMNGGGRCWVTSIGTQLPGPKPGTPQPTSETGLQIQSRGNRPSLRLVLKPEAAQQGSVTVQISDGTPRALPDGQGGEQPVNTGEYFTVTVRRGDQILERFEHLTMEREAQPQVATYVATAVQTSQFIQIEDLAQTGRPLARRPGNGQYELSPPLVASSIDRFARDVEGLRDERTGVRGIFEIDEITMVACPDLWRAYEANLLDLEQVHAIMEMMISMCEGSATGDVPNPPNRMVVLDAPPDRVKPQEVVQWLAAFNRRSMFAALYYPWIKVANPRNGGRPLLVPPSGHVMGVWGRTDETRGVYKAPANEVPRGVIGLAYDTNFREQELLNPLGINCIRSFPNRGIRIWGARTLVEPDKTEWRYISVRRLISYIEKSIELGTQWAVFEPNDQDLWMRVRRTISNFLERIWREGALFGATPEQAFYVKCDEELNTPETMVLGRLYVEVGVCPVRPAEFVVFRISQWNGAADEEVA, encoded by the coding sequence ATGCCAAGACTGGATTATTTCGCCCCTGGCGTATACATCGAAGAAATTGACCGTGGTAGTCGCCCGATCGAGGGTGTGGCTACCGCCATCGCCGGTTTCGTCGGCTTCAGCGAGGATGTGCGCGGCGGTGCCGAACCGTTCAAGCCGATGCTCATCACCAACTGGACCCAGTACCTCAACTACTTTGCCCGGCCCGGCTCCGATGGCTTTACCGATTTCAACGCCTACCTGCCCTTTGCGGTCTACGGCTGGTTTATGAACGGCGGTGGCCGTTGCTGGGTGACCAGCATCGGCACGCAGCTGCCTGGTCCCAAGCCGGGTACCCCCCAGCCCACCAGTGAAACCGGGCTGCAGATCCAAAGCCGTGGCAACCGCCCCTCGCTGCGCCTCGTCCTCAAGCCCGAGGCAGCCCAGCAGGGCTCTGTGACCGTCCAGATTTCAGATGGTACCCCCCGCGCTCTGCCCGACGGCCAGGGCGGCGAACAGCCGGTCAATACCGGCGAATACTTTACGGTCACCGTCCGCCGGGGCGATCAAATCCTTGAGCGCTTCGAGCACCTGACGATGGAGCGCGAAGCCCAGCCGCAGGTAGCGACCTACGTGGCCACCGCCGTGCAGACTTCGCAGTTTATTCAGATCGAAGATCTGGCTCAGACCGGTCGCCCACTCGCTCGGCGTCCCGGCAATGGCCAGTATGAGCTGTCGCCGCCGCTGGTCGCTTCATCGATCGACCGCTTTGCCCGCGATGTCGAGGGTCTAAGAGACGAGCGCACCGGCGTGCGCGGCATCTTTGAAATCGACGAGATCACGATGGTGGCCTGCCCCGACCTCTGGCGCGCCTACGAGGCGAACCTGCTGGATCTTGAGCAGGTCCACGCGATCATGGAGATGATGATCAGCATGTGCGAGGGCTCCGCCACCGGCGATGTGCCCAACCCGCCCAACCGCATGGTCGTCCTCGATGCGCCGCCGGACCGCGTCAAGCCCCAGGAAGTGGTGCAGTGGCTCGCCGCCTTCAACCGCCGCTCGATGTTTGCTGCCCTCTACTATCCGTGGATCAAGGTGGCCAACCCGCGCAACGGCGGTCGCCCGCTGCTGGTGCCGCCCTCCGGCCACGTCATGGGCGTCTGGGGCCGCACCGACGAGACGCGGGGCGTCTACAAGGCTCCCGCCAACGAAGTGCCGCGCGGCGTCATCGGCCTTGCCTACGACACCAACTTCCGCGAGCAAGAACTGCTCAACCCCCTGGGCATCAACTGCATCCGCTCCTTCCCCAATCGCGGCATCCGCATCTGGGGCGCGCGCACGCTGGTTGAACCCGACAAGACCGAGTGGCGCTACATCAGCGTTCGCCGCCTCATCAGCTACATCGAAAAGTCGATCGAACTGGGCACCCAGTGGGCGGTCTTCGAGCCCAACGATCAGGACCTCTGGATGCGGGTGCGCCGGACCATTTCTAACTTCCTTGAGCGCATCTGGCGCGAGGGAGCGCTGTTTGGTGCCACCCCCGAGCAAGCCTTCTACGTCAAGTGCGACGAAGAGCTGAACACGCCCGAGACGATGGTTCTGGGCCGGTTGTACGTCGAAGTCGGCGTCTGCCCGGTCAGGCCGGCAGAATTCGTCGTCTTCCGCATCAGCCAGTGGAACGGCGCTGCCGACGAGGAAGTGGCCTAG
- a CDS encoding Pvc16 family protein produces MITALVQTLAEILAGGTSLTSTEQIDFAPPGERQTKSGQQGLNVYFYDLRENAQVPQASRQVERRYIDERPLAAVGWTPTWFDASFLITAWDRTVLGEHHLLSEALSLLLRHRSLREDLLAPALRGFGNLTMSVCQVRPMDISTLWLALGAPLRPALMVTITAPINPNAAAPIPLVWERITRLRSSTADGHADSAASRRVSVAGVVKSALTTEPLVAAKVAIAGTKKAVTSNQEGLFYFDNLALGHYVLELDCPGYLTQRCNVLVDSQNYTFKEILLTPN; encoded by the coding sequence ATGATCACCGCCCTCGTTCAGACCCTGGCCGAAATTTTAGCCGGGGGCACCTCCCTCACCAGTACTGAACAGATCGACTTTGCGCCGCCTGGCGAGCGGCAGACAAAGTCTGGTCAGCAGGGTCTCAATGTTTACTTTTACGATCTGCGCGAAAATGCCCAGGTGCCCCAGGCCAGCCGCCAGGTCGAGCGCCGCTACATCGATGAGCGGCCCCTGGCAGCGGTGGGCTGGACGCCCACCTGGTTCGATGCCTCCTTTTTGATCACCGCCTGGGACCGCACGGTACTGGGCGAGCACCATCTGCTCTCCGAGGCTTTGAGCTTGCTGCTCAGGCATCGCTCGCTGCGCGAGGATCTGCTCGCCCCGGCCCTGCGCGGCTTTGGCAACCTGACGATGAGCGTCTGCCAGGTGCGTCCGATGGACATTTCCACTTTGTGGTTGGCCCTGGGAGCCCCCTTGCGTCCGGCCTTGATGGTGACGATCACCGCTCCCATCAATCCCAACGCCGCCGCTCCGATTCCCCTGGTCTGGGAGCGGATCACCCGCCTGCGCTCATCGACCGCCGATGGCCATGCCGACTCAGCCGCCTCTCGGCGCGTTTCTGTTGCAGGTGTGGTCAAAAGCGCCCTCACCACCGAACCGCTAGTCGCTGCCAAGGTGGCCATCGCCGGTACCAAAAAGGCAGTGACAAGCAACCAGGAGGGATTGTTCTACTTCGACAATCTCGCCCTCGGTCACTACGTTTTGGAGTTGGACTGTCCCGGCTATCTCACCCAGAGGTGCAATGTGCTGGTGGACTCCCAGAATTACACCTTCAAGGAGATTCTGCTGACTCCAAATTAG
- a CDS encoding sensor histidine kinase, protein MKVSFSPVSVSSTAPPSPLESACRLHAEQLSALCPILCVRIAYYDPHAGCCRHLTHYGPDQPGLPEESFPEATAENWLTDKLPVATLSEINFKHFHGAAYICPLAYRDPNPEYLLIFSPQVLNTSQKQAIEQATLLLARHLELYQKCVRQHSEIQLLEQVVQRVGHQLRNPLALVSLYAENLCLGLADGTALEQAQIIRETVQELNTNLTELIYCGQGVRLRMSFQDLRSIFDESIEALQPWIAKKGLQVRLPETSLMLVCDRLQLKQVIDNLLNNAVHFSPVGGTINCRWRSFQNEVLIEISDQGPGLSHQDLQQIFTPFYSRRPGGTGLGLAIAKKIVLDHQGSLWAQNLHAGGAQFSLSLPRGVN, encoded by the coding sequence ATGAAGGTCTCTTTCTCACCCGTATCCGTAAGCTCCACTGCGCCCCCCTCACCGCTCGAAAGTGCCTGCCGGCTGCATGCCGAGCAATTGAGCGCGCTCTGTCCGATTCTGTGCGTCCGCATCGCCTACTACGACCCCCACGCAGGTTGCTGCCGGCACCTGACCCACTACGGGCCAGATCAACCTGGTCTGCCGGAAGAAAGTTTCCCGGAGGCCACAGCCGAAAACTGGTTGACAGACAAGCTACCCGTAGCTACATTATCAGAAATCAATTTCAAGCATTTTCACGGCGCGGCCTATATCTGTCCTCTTGCTTACAGAGATCCCAATCCTGAGTACCTGCTTATTTTCTCTCCCCAGGTACTGAACACTTCACAAAAGCAGGCGATCGAGCAGGCGACTTTGCTTTTGGCCCGTCACCTCGAACTGTATCAAAAGTGCGTGCGCCAGCATTCTGAGATTCAACTGCTCGAGCAGGTCGTGCAGCGCGTCGGTCACCAGCTGCGCAATCCCCTGGCTCTGGTCAGCCTCTACGCTGAAAATCTCTGCCTGGGTCTTGCGGACGGCACAGCCCTCGAACAGGCGCAGATTATCCGTGAGACAGTCCAGGAACTGAATACCAATTTGACTGAACTCATCTACTGCGGGCAGGGGGTGCGCCTGCGCATGAGCTTTCAGGATCTGCGATCGATCTTCGATGAGAGCATCGAAGCGCTCCAGCCCTGGATTGCCAAAAAGGGACTGCAGGTCCGCCTGCCTGAGACTTCGCTGATGCTGGTGTGCGATCGGCTCCAGCTCAAGCAGGTCATCGACAACCTGCTCAACAACGCTGTTCATTTCAGTCCGGTGGGCGGGACAATCAATTGCCGCTGGCGCTCGTTTCAAAACGAGGTGCTCATCGAGATCAGCGACCAGGGGCCAGGGCTGTCCCATCAAGATCTTCAACAGATCTTCACACCCTTTTATTCGCGCCGCCCCGGCGGCACTGGACTGGGGCTGGCGATTGCCAAGAAGATTGTTCTCGATCACCAGGGCAGTCTGTGGGCCCAAAACCTGCACGCCGGTGGGGCACAATTTTCTTTAAGTCTGCCTCGGGGTGTCAACTGA
- a CDS encoding response regulator, with protein sequence MVTAALSILLVDDEQRFRQGLRTLLNFYSSAGPTTFEIVGEAASVEQAMVLVGEQRPALVLLDLELARGDGVALLEQLREGSYHGKVLVLSAHQEDDWVFRAMQAGACGYVFKTHLASQLGEAIATVMRDEIYLPPEVATQFFRLFHYYSGRSLQARSQIHLTEREQEVLYWLVRGASNEEIAKNLYITIATVKAHLTAIFEKLQVTSRTQAIVAALKLGLVQA encoded by the coding sequence ATGGTGACTGCGGCGCTGTCCATTTTGCTGGTCGATGACGAGCAACGCTTTCGTCAGGGTCTGCGCACGCTGTTAAATTTTTACAGCTCCGCTGGTCCCACGACCTTTGAGATTGTCGGCGAAGCGGCCTCCGTCGAGCAGGCGATGGTCCTGGTCGGTGAGCAGCGGCCCGCTCTGGTGCTCTTAGATCTCGAACTGGCGCGCGGCGACGGGGTGGCGCTCCTCGAACAGTTGCGCGAGGGCAGCTACCACGGCAAGGTACTGGTACTCTCGGCCCACCAGGAGGACGACTGGGTCTTTCGCGCCATGCAGGCCGGTGCCTGCGGCTATGTCTTTAAGACCCACCTGGCAAGCCAGTTGGGCGAGGCGATCGCGACGGTGATGCGCGATGAAATTTATTTGCCGCCGGAGGTCGCCACTCAGTTTTTCCGACTGTTTCACTACTATTCCGGTCGTTCGCTGCAGGCGCGCAGCCAGATTCACCTCACCGAGCGCGAGCAGGAGGTGCTCTACTGGCTGGTGCGGGGCGCTTCTAACGAGGAGATCGCCAAAAACCTCTACATCACGATCGCCACAGTCAAGGCGCACCTGACGGCAATCTTTGAAAAATTGCAGGTGACAAGCCGCACCCAGGCGATCGTCGCGGCCCTCAAGCTCGGTCTGGTCCAGGCGTAG
- a CDS encoding glycosyltransferase family 4 protein, giving the protein MKVLLVANYRPDEQQSMLRFAALLASGLKQAGVQVRVVAPEPRLLPLFKATPAPVRKWVAYLDKFVLFTGTLWTQRPWADIVHICDHSNAIYAHFLPGASVTCHDLLAVRGALGEDTDCPATLTGKLLQRLILSGLRRSRLVICDSTHTQGDLQRLAGRQLDAPVVLLGLNRPYRPLPPDEIQARLAALPDLWTRPYLLHVGSALARKNREGVLRIFALAHRHWDGQVVLAGEPAGPALRELAQQLGIAHRLIEVPSPDDERLEALYSGAHALLFPSRFEGFGWPPLEAQQCHCPVICSDTTSLPEVVANSALVFSLDDEQGMASAILRLTDPHERSIWIARGRQNIERFRPERMIDEYLGHYRRLLATPGPDRA; this is encoded by the coding sequence ATGAAAGTTCTGCTGGTCGCCAACTATCGACCCGATGAGCAGCAGAGTATGCTGCGCTTCGCTGCACTGCTTGCCTCGGGCCTCAAGCAAGCCGGTGTGCAGGTGCGCGTCGTTGCCCCCGAGCCCCGCCTGCTGCCGCTTTTTAAGGCAACCCCAGCTCCGGTGCGCAAGTGGGTCGCCTACCTCGACAAGTTCGTGCTCTTTACCGGGACGCTTTGGACCCAGCGCCCCTGGGCAGACATCGTGCATATCTGCGATCACTCCAACGCGATCTACGCCCACTTTTTGCCCGGCGCGAGCGTTACCTGCCACGATCTGCTGGCGGTGCGCGGTGCCCTGGGCGAGGACACCGACTGTCCGGCCACGCTTACAGGCAAGCTTTTGCAGCGGTTGATTCTCTCGGGGCTGCGGCGCTCGCGCCTGGTGATCTGCGATTCGACCCACACCCAGGGCGATCTCCAGCGCCTGGCAGGTAGACAGCTCGACGCTCCTGTTGTCCTTTTGGGGCTCAACCGCCCCTACCGTCCGCTTCCGCCAGACGAAATTCAAGCCCGGCTTGCGGCCCTCCCTGATCTCTGGACGCGGCCCTACCTGCTGCACGTCGGCTCCGCTTTGGCGCGCAAAAACCGCGAAGGTGTCCTGCGCATCTTTGCCCTCGCCCACCGGCACTGGGACGGGCAGGTGGTGCTGGCAGGAGAACCGGCGGGCCCGGCCCTCCGGGAACTGGCCCAGCAACTGGGGATCGCCCATCGGCTCATCGAGGTGCCATCTCCCGACGACGAACGACTCGAAGCGCTCTACAGCGGCGCGCACGCTCTACTGTTTCCGTCGCGCTTCGAGGGTTTCGGCTGGCCGCCCCTGGAGGCGCAGCAGTGCCACTGCCCGGTGATCTGCTCGGATACTACCTCGCTGCCGGAGGTAGTGGCCAACTCGGCGCTGGTTTTTAGCCTCGACGACGAGCAGGGCATGGCCAGTGCAATCCTCCGCCTCACCGATCCGCACGAGCGCTCGATCTGGATTGCCAGGGGCCGGCAAAATATCGAGCGCTTCCGGCCTGAGCGGATGATCGATGAATATCTGGGTCACTACCGCCGATTGCTCGCTACGCCTGGACCAGACCGAGCTTGA
- a CDS encoding mannose-1-phosphate guanyltransferase translates to MRAVLMAGGSGTRLRPLTCDLPKPMVPILNRPISEHILNLLKRHGVDEVIATLYYLPDVMREYFRDGSDFGLHMTYAIEEEKPLGTAGCVKNIQALLQDTFIVISGDSLTDIDLSAAVAFHKKSGSKATLVLTRVPDPMEFGVVITDAQGRIVRFLEKPATSEVFSDTVNTGTYILEPEVLQYLPADTEVDFSKDLFPKLLAKGEPMFGYVAEGYWCDVGSLDTYREAQYEALAGKIALETGYRQIEEGIWIGENSIIDPSVRLEAPLLIGNNCRIGPRARLSAGTIIGDNVTVGAEADLKRPVIWNGALIGEEAHLRGCTIARGARVGRRAQLLEGAVVGALTTVGEEAVIAPEVRIWPSKKVEVGANVTMNLIWGTTALRNLFSQRGVSGLANIEITPEFAVKLGAAYGATLKPGAQVQVSRDQRAISRMLSRSLISGLMSVGVNVQNLEATAIPIARYVAPMLEVDGGIHVRVHPEHNDRALIEFIDSQGININKSREKKIESSFFKEDFRRARVDEIGEITYPARTLEFYGAGFLDHLSAQALRNSQARVVIDYAYGVSGAVLPMLLGKLSCEAVVLNAALTTNTPPTGKQRESLITQLGNVVEALQATFGVQIFANGERFTLVDEAGAAIREEQLTALLVELVLTDSPRSVIVVPTEVSSVVEQIAHRHDARVVRTKSSPTALMEAAASITSVALAGSAEMGFIFPQLHPGFDAMFAIAHLIEMLTKQGRSLSQTRQDLPRIHHRHHVIHCPWSAKGALMRQLVESHPEDSLELVDGVKVHFSNEDWVLILPDAGEPIVHIYSNGQNRESVERLARKYRELVQDFTRDRR, encoded by the coding sequence ATGCGCGCGGTACTGATGGCGGGCGGCTCGGGAACGCGGCTTCGGCCCCTCACCTGCGATCTGCCCAAGCCGATGGTTCCGATTCTCAACCGGCCCATCTCCGAGCACATTCTCAATCTTTTGAAGCGGCACGGGGTCGATGAGGTGATTGCGACCCTGTACTACCTGCCGGATGTGATGCGCGAGTACTTCCGCGACGGCAGCGACTTTGGACTGCACATGACCTACGCCATCGAGGAAGAAAAGCCCCTGGGCACCGCCGGTTGCGTCAAAAATATCCAAGCGCTCCTGCAGGATACCTTCATCGTCATCTCGGGCGACTCGCTCACCGACATCGACCTGAGCGCTGCCGTTGCCTTTCATAAAAAATCGGGCTCGAAGGCGACGCTGGTGCTCACCCGCGTGCCGGACCCGATGGAATTTGGCGTCGTGATCACAGACGCCCAGGGCCGGATCGTCCGGTTTCTCGAAAAACCGGCGACCAGCGAAGTCTTCTCCGATACGGTCAACACCGGCACCTACATCCTGGAGCCGGAGGTACTGCAGTATCTACCCGCCGACACCGAGGTCGATTTTTCTAAGGACCTCTTTCCAAAATTGCTCGCCAAGGGCGAACCGATGTTTGGCTACGTCGCCGAAGGCTACTGGTGCGATGTCGGCAGCCTCGATACCTACCGCGAGGCGCAGTACGAGGCGCTCGCCGGAAAGATCGCCCTTGAGACCGGCTACAGGCAGATCGAGGAGGGCATCTGGATAGGCGAGAACTCGATTATCGATCCGAGTGTCCGCCTCGAAGCGCCGCTACTGATTGGCAACAACTGCCGCATCGGACCACGGGCACGGCTTTCTGCCGGAACGATCATCGGCGACAACGTCACGGTCGGGGCGGAGGCGGACCTCAAGCGCCCGGTGATCTGGAATGGGGCGCTTATCGGCGAGGAAGCGCACCTGCGCGGCTGCACGATCGCCCGTGGTGCGAGGGTCGGACGGCGCGCCCAGCTATTAGAAGGGGCCGTCGTCGGCGCGCTCACAACCGTCGGAGAAGAGGCAGTGATCGCCCCTGAGGTGCGCATCTGGCCTTCTAAGAAGGTCGAGGTCGGGGCGAATGTGACGATGAATCTCATCTGGGGCACGACGGCGCTGCGCAACCTGTTCTCGCAGCGCGGCGTCAGCGGCCTCGCCAACATCGAGATCACCCCCGAATTTGCCGTCAAGCTGGGAGCGGCTTACGGAGCCACCCTCAAACCCGGTGCCCAGGTGCAGGTCTCCCGCGACCAGCGAGCGATCTCAAGAATGCTCTCGCGCTCGCTCATCTCGGGCCTGATGAGCGTCGGCGTCAACGTCCAGAACCTGGAGGCGACGGCGATTCCGATCGCCCGCTACGTCGCGCCGATGCTCGAAGTCGATGGCGGCATCCATGTGCGCGTCCACCCCGAGCACAACGACCGGGCCCTCATCGAATTTATCGATTCGCAAGGCATCAACATCAACAAAAGCCGCGAAAAGAAGATCGAATCTTCTTTTTTCAAAGAAGACTTTCGCCGCGCCCGCGTCGATGAAATTGGTGAAATCACCTACCCGGCCCGCACGCTCGAATTTTATGGCGCGGGCTTTCTCGATCACCTGAGCGCTCAGGCCCTGCGCAACAGCCAGGCGCGGGTGGTGATCGACTACGCCTACGGCGTCTCCGGCGCGGTGCTGCCGATGCTTTTGGGCAAACTGAGCTGTGAGGCGGTGGTGCTCAACGCCGCCCTTACCACCAACACTCCCCCCACCGGCAAGCAGCGCGAGAGCCTGATTACCCAGTTGGGCAACGTCGTCGAGGCTCTGCAGGCCACCTTCGGCGTTCAGATCTTTGCCAACGGCGAGCGCTTCACCCTGGTGGACGAGGCGGGAGCGGCGATCCGCGAGGAGCAACTGACGGCGCTGCTCGTCGAATTGGTGCTTACCGACAGCCCCCGCTCGGTGATCGTCGTGCCTACCGAAGTGTCGAGTGTCGTCGAGCAGATCGCCCACCGCCACGACGCACGAGTAGTGCGCACCAAGTCGAGCCCGACAGCCCTGATGGAGGCAGCCGCCTCGATCACGAGCGTCGCCCTCGCCGGTTCAGCCGAGATGGGCTTTATCTTCCCCCAACTGCATCCGGGCTTCGATGCGATGTTTGCCATTGCCCACCTGATCGAGATGCTCACCAAGCAGGGCCGATCCCTCTCCCAGACCCGCCAGGATCTGCCGCGCATCCACCACCGCCACCACGTCATCCACTGCCCCTGGAGCGCCAAAGGAGCGCTGATGCGCCAGCTGGTCGAATCGCACCCCGAGGACAGCCTCGAACTGGTGGACGGCGTCAAGGTACACTTTTCTAACGAAGACTGGGTGCTAATCTTGCCGGATGCGGGCGAGCCCATCGTCCATATCTACAGCAACGGCCAGAACCGCGAGTCGGTGGAAAGGCTGGCGCGCAAGTACCGGGAACTGGTGCAGGATTTTACGCGGGACCGGCGCTAG
- a CDS encoding DUF2358 domain-containing protein, which translates to MDLLDILRADYERFPAEQTYGIYAPGVYFKDPLTEFRGLERYRRMIGFMGRWFKDLRLELHGIERTDSRIVTRWTLSWRAPLPWQPRIRIDGWSELIVDETERIVSHIDYWRHPPLDVLRQHFAWGSSR; encoded by the coding sequence GTGGATCTCCTCGACATTCTGCGGGCAGACTATGAGCGCTTTCCAGCGGAGCAGACCTACGGCATCTACGCCCCAGGGGTCTACTTCAAAGATCCGCTCACCGAATTTCGGGGTCTGGAGCGCTACCGCCGGATGATTGGCTTTATGGGCAGGTGGTTCAAGGATCTGCGGCTGGAGCTGCACGGGATCGAGCGCACAGATAGCCGGATCGTGACGCGCTGGACACTGAGCTGGCGCGCTCCTTTGCCCTGGCAGCCGCGCATCCGCATCGACGGCTGGAGCGAACTCATCGTCGATGAGACAGAGCGCATCGTCTCGCACATCGATTACTGGCGGCATCCGCCCCTCGATGTGCTGCGCCAGCACTTCGCCTGGGGCAGCAGTAGATAA
- a CDS encoding FAD-dependent oxidoreductase has protein sequence MPASRTPLSPADRENLRRAQQIWEQIKAPGPLPVAQVLSRSSELLFSPQWDVAIAGGTLGAMIAVPLARRGWRVALVERGHLRGRDQEWNVSRPDLDVLVERQLLSRHQLEQAIATHCGPARIQFMGGEPITVQGVLDVGVDPVFLLATLKERFLEAGGTLIEQAAFESAVVHPDGVSVRAGGRTLTARLLVDAMGHFSPIVRQARGGVKPDGVCLVVGSCARGYAASSDRTDLIVSFTPSQNQCQYFWEAFPARDGRTTYLFTYVDADPRRFDLEVLLDEYLHLLPVYQGANLEDLRFERLLFGVFPSYRRPLDLSRWDRVLAVGDSAGNQSPLSFGGFGAMLRHLGRLETGIDGALRADCLGGPDLQRLQPYQPNLAASWLFQKAMSIAVERRADPDQINRLLTTVFAQMQQLGEPVLKPFLQDIVQAGALTATLVRVAIADPALVVRLLQQLGAGPVLEWTGHYTALLAYSGLFQLTAHLDRQLLDRLPAPLCYRLGCLLEAWRYGSGND, from the coding sequence ATGCCAGCCAGCCGGACGCCCCTATCGCCCGCCGACCGGGAAAATTTGCGGCGCGCCCAGCAGATCTGGGAGCAGATCAAGGCACCGGGTCCGTTGCCGGTTGCCCAGGTGCTTTCAAGAAGTAGCGAACTGCTTTTTTCGCCGCAGTGGGATGTCGCAATCGCAGGCGGCACACTCGGGGCAATGATCGCAGTACCGCTCGCCCGGCGGGGCTGGCGGGTTGCCCTGGTGGAGCGCGGGCACCTGCGGGGGCGCGATCAGGAGTGGAACGTCTCCCGTCCGGACCTCGATGTACTCGTGGAGCGGCAACTGTTGAGCCGCCACCAACTGGAGCAGGCGATTGCCACGCACTGCGGCCCGGCCCGCATCCAGTTTATGGGTGGTGAACCCATCACCGTGCAGGGTGTGCTCGATGTCGGCGTCGATCCGGTGTTTTTGCTGGCCACCCTCAAGGAGCGCTTTTTAGAAGCCGGGGGAACACTCATCGAACAGGCGGCCTTCGAGAGTGCCGTTGTGCATCCCGATGGCGTGAGCGTCCGGGCGGGCGGCAGGACACTCACGGCGCGATTACTCGTCGATGCGATGGGGCACTTCTCACCCATCGTCCGGCAGGCCCGAGGCGGCGTGAAGCCGGACGGTGTCTGTCTGGTGGTCGGCAGTTGTGCCCGTGGCTATGCTGCCAGTTCAGACAGGACGGACTTGATTGTTTCGTTTACGCCCAGCCAGAACCAGTGCCAGTACTTCTGGGAAGCGTTTCCGGCCCGCGATGGCCGCACGACGTATTTATTTACCTACGTCGATGCTGACCCCCGCCGCTTTGACCTTGAAGTGCTTCTAGACGAATACCTGCACCTGCTGCCGGTATACCAGGGTGCCAATCTGGAGGATCTGCGCTTTGAGCGGCTGCTGTTTGGGGTCTTTCCCTCCTACCGGCGGCCACTGGATCTTTCGCGCTGGGACCGGGTGCTGGCGGTGGGGGACAGTGCGGGTAACCAGTCACCTCTGAGCTTCGGCGGCTTTGGTGCGATGCTGCGCCACCTCGGGCGACTTGAAACTGGCATCGACGGGGCACTGCGGGCAGATTGTCTGGGCGGCCCCGACCTGCAGCGCCTGCAGCCTTATCAGCCGAATCTGGCGGCAAGCTGGCTGTTTCAAAAGGCGATGAGCATCGCAGTGGAGCGCCGGGCCGACCCCGATCAGATCAATCGACTGCTCACCACGGTTTTTGCCCAGATGCAGCAGTTGGGCGAGCCGGTGCTCAAACCGTTCCTGCAGGATATCGTGCAAGCCGGAGCGCTGACGGCAACCCTGGTGCGGGTTGCGATCGCTGATCCGGCGCTGGTGGTGCGTCTGCTACAGCAGCTGGGGGCGGGGCCGGTGCTGGAATGGACCGGCCACTACACAGCTCTGCTCGCCTACAGCGGCCTTTTTCAGTTGACAGCCCACCTGGACCGGCAACTGCTCGATCGGCTGCCCGCCCCACTGTGCTATCGCCTTGGCTGTCTGCTGGAAGCCTGGCGCTACGGTTCGGGCAACGATTGA
- a CDS encoding T3SS (YopN, CesT) and YbjN peptide-binding chaperone 1 produces the protein MEFETEQQKQVFERILPWVYAVFDKASVSVHEDKPLVRITFGSAFVVVNVYPWRDDAVVNVRSYVVTNTEITPDLMFFLLRENDDMRFGAFGIDEENDIFFEYAIVGSTCDQPELKAAVGAVAFTADEYDDQIVERWGGERAIDR, from the coding sequence ATGGAATTTGAGACCGAGCAGCAGAAGCAAGTCTTCGAGCGGATCTTGCCCTGGGTATACGCCGTCTTCGACAAAGCGTCGGTGAGCGTTCACGAGGACAAGCCCCTGGTTCGCATCACCTTCGGCTCCGCCTTCGTCGTCGTCAACGTCTATCCCTGGCGCGACGACGCTGTAGTCAACGTCCGCTCCTACGTCGTCACCAACACCGAGATCACCCCGGATCTGATGTTCTTTTTGTTGCGCGAGAACGACGACATGCGCTTCGGTGCCTTCGGCATCGACGAGGAAAACGACATCTTCTTCGAGTACGCGATCGTCGGCTCCACCTGCGATCAGCCGGAACTGAAGGCAGCGGTCGGGGCGGTTGCCTTTACTGCCGACGAGTACGACGATCAGATCGTCGAGCGCTGGGGCGGCGAGCGGGCAATCGACCGTTAA